In a genomic window of Chaetodon auriga isolate fChaAug3 chromosome 1, fChaAug3.hap1, whole genome shotgun sequence:
- the ddx21 gene encoding nucleolar RNA helicase 2, translated as MPTKIIFEKEDQVMEEAVDTVAEGKPLKNKTNEGKKLKKKKQLEEQEEPDCEPPAPKKKKKKDKLAADQVDEHVPEATDMNGNSNGVETPKQKTKKNKDGDTEKKKMKQNKAEGAANGHSTPNTPVQTPTQTPSPSSEESASDSDKETEETPEQREGAFSNFRISQVTINKLKARGVSYLFDIQVKAFNPVYDGEDVIAQARTGTGKTFSFAIPLVEKLQKESIEFTRGRAPKVLVLTPTRELAIQVAKDFKDIIKRLSITCFYGGSSYNPQIDAIRNGIDILVGTPGRIKDHIQNHKLDLSKLKHVVLDEVDQMLDMGFAEQVEEILASSYGKENGSNPQTLLFSATCPPWVYEVAKKYMKPGCKHIDLIGKKTQKAATTVEHLAITCHWSQRAAVLGDVIQVYSGSHGRTIVFCETKKEANELSMNASIKQSAQSLHGDIPQKQRELTLKGFRNGAFEVLVATNVAARGLDIPEVDLVIQCSPPKDVESYIHRSGRTGRAGRTGVCICFYQRKEEDQLRYVENKAGITFRRVGVPTANDIIKSSSKDAVRFLDSVPFTAIGYFRASAEKLIEERGAVDALAAALAHISGATSLEQRSLLNSDAGYTTVQLVCSQEMHNLGYAWRTIKEQLGEQIENHIHRMTFLKGRTGVCFDVPVDKVKEIQENWKDGRRWQLTVATELPELEEKQFSNRGDRGFGGGNRGDRRGGFRGGRRNFGGSGGRGNSFRSGGGSGNNRGGHKRSFSQAFDY; from the exons ATGCCGACAAAAATCATCTTTGAAAAGGAAGATCAAGTCATGGAGGAAGCTGTGGACACTGTCGCGGAGGGTAAACCTCTAAAG AATAAGACCAATGAGGgcaagaagctgaagaagaagaagcagttggaggaacaggaggaaccTGACTGTGAACCTCCAGcaccaaagaagaaaaagaaaaaagacaaactggcaGCGGACCAAGTGGACGAACACGTACCTGAGGCCACAGACATGAACGGTAACAGTAATGGTGTTGAAACACCAAAGCAAAAAACGAAGAAGAACAAGGACGGAGACACAGAG aaaaaaaagatgaagcaaaacaaagcagagggaGCAGCCAATGGACATTCCACCCCGAACACCCCCGTGCAGACGCCCACCCAGACACCGTCCCCGTCAAGTGAAGAGTCAGCCAGCGACAGCGATAAAGAAACG gaGGAGACACCGGAGCAGAGGGAAGGGGCCTTCTCCAACTTCAGGATCTCCCAAGTCACCATCAACAAACTAAAAG CTCGGGGAGTCTCTTACCTGTTTGACATTCAAGTGAAGGCATTTAATCCTGTATATGATGGAGAGGATGTAATTGCCCAAGCCcgaacaggaacaggaaagaCTTTCTCCTTTGCCATCCCTTTAGTGGAGAAGCTCCAGAAGGAGTCAATAGAGTTCACCAGAGGCCGGGCTCCCAAG GTCCTGGTGTTAACGCCAACCAGAGAGTTAGCTATCCAGGTGGCTAAGGACTTCAAAGACATTATCAAGAGACTCTCTATCACCTGTTTCTATGGTGGAAGTTCGTACAACCCACAGA TCGATGCTATTCGTAATGGCATTGATATTTTGGTTGGAACCCCTGGTCGCATCAAAGACCACATCCAGAACCATAAACTGGACCTCTCTAAactgaaacatgttgttctGGATGAAGTGGACCAAATGTTGGACATGGGCTTTGCAGAACAGGTTGAAGAGATTTTGGCATCATCGTATGGGAAAG AAAACGGCTCCAACCCACAGACTCTTCTGTTTTCGGCTACCTGCCCCCCTTGGGTCTACGAGGTGGCCAAGAAATACATGAAGCCAGGGTGCAAACACATTGACCTGATTggcaagaaaacacagaaagctgCAACAACTGTGgaa CATCTGGCCATCACGTGCCACTGGTCACAGCGTGCAGCCGTGCTCGGCGACGTGATCCAGGTTTACAGCGGCAGCCACGGCAGAACCATCGTGTTCtgtgagacaaagaaagaggcCAACGAACTCTCCATGAACGCGTCCATCAAGCAG agtgcCCAGTCCCTCCATGGTGATATTcctcagaaacagagagagctgaCACTGAAGGGCTTCAGGAACGGAGCTTTTGAGGTTCTGGTTGCCACCAACGTTGCAGCTCGTGGGCTAGACATCCCTGAAGTTGATCTGGTGATCCAGTGTTCTCCACCCAAG GATGTGGAGTCATACATCCACCGCTCAGGGCGTACAGGCCGAGCAGGCAGGACCGGAGTCTGCATCTGTTTCTaccagaggaaagaagaggaccAGCTGCGCTATGTAGAAAACAAAGCA GGCATCACATTCAGACGAGTTGGGGTTCCCACTGCCAATGATATCATCAAGTCATCAAGCAAAGATGCTGTCAG GTTTCTGGACTCTGTTCCATTCACAGCTATCGGGTACTTCAGAGCGTCAGCTGAGAAGCTGATTGAGGAAAGAGGAGCAGTTGATGCACTAGCTGCTGCCCTGGCTCATATTTCTGGAGCCACAAGTCTCGAGCAGAGGTCACTGCTCAACTCTGAtgct ggttACACCACTGTGCAGTTGGTGTGTTCTCAGGAGATGCACAATCTGGGTTACGCCTGGAGAACCATCAAAGAACAGCTTGGAGAACAGATCGAGAACCACATTCACAGGATGACCTTCCTCAAAGGCAGAACA GGAGTTTGTTTTGATGTCCCAGTTGACAAAGTCAAGGAGATTCAG GAGAACTGGAAGGATGGCCGCCGTTGGCAGCTGACTGTAGCCACAGAGCTCccggagctggaggagaagcagtTCAGTAACCGTGGCGACCGAGGCTTTGGCGGTGGTAACCGCGGTGACAGAAGAGGAGGGTTCAGAGGTGGGAGGCGTAATTTTGGCGGAAGCGGTGGCCGTGGTAACAGCTTCCGGAGCGGCGGTGGCTCTGGCAACAACAGAGGAGGCCACAAACGCAGCTTCAGCCAAGCGTTTGATTACTGA